In the Maribacter sp. MJ134 genome, one interval contains:
- a CDS encoding 30S ribosomal protein S16 gives MPVKIRLQRHGKKGKPFYWVVAADARAKRDGKFLEKLGTYNPNTNPATIDLNVDNSVQWLQNGAQPTDTARAILSYKGVLLKHHLLGGLRKGALTEEQVEEKFNAWLEEKEKSVADKVGGLDKAKAEAKAKALQAEKEVNEKRAADAAAAALPETPEGESAEEEVEALEEAPAPEAAVEETEAPKEEATTSEEE, from the coding sequence ATGCCAGTAAAAATTAGATTACAGAGACACGGTAAAAAAGGTAAACCATTCTATTGGGTAGTTGCAGCAGATGCACGAGCAAAAAGAGATGGTAAATTCTTGGAAAAATTGGGAACTTATAATCCTAACACCAATCCAGCAACGATAGATTTGAATGTGGACAATTCTGTACAGTGGTTACAGAATGGAGCGCAGCCAACGGATACGGCTAGGGCAATACTTTCTTATAAAGGAGTGCTTTTGAAGCATCACTTACTTGGAGGTTTGCGCAAAGGAGCCTTAACGGAGGAGCAAGTAGAGGAGAAGTTCAATGCTTGGTTAGAAGAGAAGGAAAAATCAGTTGCGGATAAAGTTGGTGGTTTAGATAAGGCTAAGGCCGAAGCAAAAGCTAAGGCGTTACAAGCTGAGAAGGAAGTGAACGAGAAGAGAGCTGCTGATGCTGCTGCTGCCGCATTACCAGAAACTCCAGAAGGCGAAAGTGCTGAAGAAGAAGTGGAAGCCTTAGAAGAGGCCCCAGCTCCTGAAGCGGCTGTGGAGGAAACTGAAGCTCCTAAAGAGGAAGCTACAACTTCGGAAGAAGAATAG
- a CDS encoding ferritin-like domain-containing protein: protein MKYTEKVSNRLNDLLTRTYDAEKGYKLAQDKIDNPSIKKFLNERVQQRYNFGHELKDEIANFGQLPEKGGSIKGDLHRTWMNLTATLSGNETERILEEVERGEKASLEEYNAILNDSDMVLPPSTENLLMKQRNAIESALNVNKRYEELVS from the coding sequence ATGAAGTACACAGAAAAAGTATCAAACAGATTAAATGATTTATTAACACGTACATACGATGCGGAAAAAGGATATAAACTAGCACAAGACAAAATTGATAATCCGTCCATTAAAAAATTCTTGAACGAAAGGGTGCAACAGCGTTACAATTTTGGGCACGAGTTAAAGGATGAGATAGCCAATTTTGGACAACTGCCAGAAAAAGGAGGAAGTATCAAAGGCGATTTACACAGAACTTGGATGAACTTAACGGCCACGCTCTCAGGAAATGAAACAGAACGTATTTTGGAGGAAGTAGAACGCGGAGAGAAGGCAAGTCTAGAAGAATATAATGCCATACTAAACGATAGCGACATGGTATTACCACCATCCACGGAGAATTTATTGATGAAACAAAGAAATGCTATCGAATCAGCATTGAACGTGAACAAAAGATATGAGGAACTAGTATCCTAG
- a CDS encoding sulfatase encodes MKINNRFTLRFHFSIWLYAISCTILYGQEPQVKPPNFIIIFADDLGYGDIGVFGNPSIKTPNLDAMAFEGQKWTNFYAAASVCTPSRAGLLTGRLPVRSGMASNGRRVLFPNSKNGLPASEITLAEQLKKAGYTTAAIGKWHLGHKEKFLPTNNGFDSYFGIPYSNDMDRVVKKSGKEYWNQPNDSIKTEHFNVPLLRGNKVVERPANQNNITKRYSEEAVAFIENQGEKPFFLYLAHNLPHIPLFASEDFLGKSKRGLYGDVIEEIDHGVGNIISALKAKGLQDNTIVVFTSDNGPWLPFKDNAGSAGPLRAGKGTTWEGGMREPTVFWGPGLIKTAVISDIGSSLDFFTTFSAMANIPTPKDVFLDGKDLSETLRNGAPSPRNSILYYRGTELFAVRLGDFKAHYRTQGAYGQFGERKEHEVPLLYNLVIDPGEHFNVADAHPKVIEQIKTLVVQHTNLLVMGEDQLIDRE; translated from the coding sequence ATGAAAATTAATAACCGTTTCACCCTCAGATTTCATTTTTCAATATGGCTGTATGCGATAAGTTGTACCATTTTATATGGTCAAGAGCCCCAAGTAAAACCTCCCAATTTTATCATCATCTTTGCAGATGACTTGGGGTATGGGGATATTGGGGTGTTTGGAAATCCATCCATAAAAACCCCCAATCTTGACGCTATGGCCTTCGAGGGTCAAAAATGGACAAATTTCTACGCTGCTGCAAGTGTTTGTACACCCAGCAGGGCTGGTCTGCTGACCGGACGGCTTCCCGTGCGCAGTGGCATGGCCAGCAACGGGAGGAGGGTATTGTTCCCTAACTCTAAAAATGGTTTGCCGGCTTCGGAAATTACCCTAGCTGAACAACTTAAAAAAGCCGGTTATACTACCGCTGCCATTGGAAAATGGCATTTAGGCCATAAGGAGAAATTCTTACCGACCAATAATGGGTTCGACTCCTATTTTGGTATTCCATATTCCAATGACATGGATAGGGTTGTTAAAAAAAGCGGAAAGGAGTATTGGAATCAACCTAATGATAGCATTAAAACAGAACATTTTAATGTGCCTTTACTTAGGGGGAACAAGGTAGTGGAGCGTCCAGCGAATCAAAATAATATAACAAAGCGATATTCCGAAGAAGCTGTTGCTTTCATAGAAAATCAAGGTGAAAAGCCTTTCTTTTTATATCTAGCGCATAATTTACCACATATACCACTATTTGCCTCTGAGGATTTCTTAGGTAAAAGTAAGCGGGGATTGTATGGGGATGTAATTGAAGAGATAGACCATGGGGTTGGGAATATAATAAGTGCCTTAAAGGCAAAGGGTCTTCAGGATAACACTATAGTCGTATTTACTTCCGATAATGGACCTTGGTTACCTTTTAAAGATAATGCCGGAAGTGCCGGGCCTTTAAGGGCGGGCAAAGGAACTACCTGGGAAGGAGGTATGCGCGAGCCCACGGTATTTTGGGGTCCAGGACTTATTAAAACGGCCGTAATATCGGATATAGGTTCTTCGCTGGATTTTTTTACTACGTTCAGCGCCATGGCTAATATTCCAACTCCAAAGGATGTTTTCCTAGACGGGAAAGATTTAAGCGAAACCTTAAGAAATGGTGCACCTAGCCCTAGAAACAGTATATTGTATTATCGTGGTACGGAATTGTTCGCCGTGCGATTAGGTGATTTTAAAGCACATTATCGTACTCAAGGAGCGTATGGGCAATTTGGTGAACGCAAAGAGCACGAGGTTCCTTTGCTATATAACTTGGTCATTGATCCAGGAGAGCACTTCAATGTTGCGGACGCTCATCCCAAAGTTATCGAGCAAATTAAAACACTTGTCGTGCAACATACCAATCTTCTCGTTATGGGGGAGGACCAGTTAATTGATCGGGAATAG
- the dnaE gene encoding DNA polymerase III subunit alpha gives MYLIFDTETTGLPKRWDAPYTDTDNWPRCIQIAWQLHDDMGRLVEHQDYLVRPDGFNIPYDAEQIHGISTELASQKGISLSEVLEKFNVAMSKTKFIVGQNVGFDLNIMGAEFHRMGVDNPLQDLPVLDTCTEHTAQLCQIPGGRGGKFKLPTLTELHQHLFGKPFGEAHNATADVEATTRCFLELVRLRQYTTEQLDVQPDYFKNFSEANPEEIQLIGLKHINLKKASKKIADALWEKDTGGVSQEEINENIKTLEDATFVHLHNHSQFSVLQSTINIKSLVQAAADNQMPAVGLTDHANMMGAFHFVKEISAHNKAVKEKNKEAEETGAETQLKEITPIIGCEFFVCEDHTNKSVKDYGYQMVLLAKNKKGYHNLAKMSSIAYTDGFYYVPRIDKKVIQKYKEDIIVLTGNLYGEVPSKVLNVGENQAEEALLWWKAQFGDDLYIEMMRHGQEDEDRVNQVLVEFSKKHGVKLVATNNTYYCNKEDAEAHDILLCVKDGEKQATPIGRGRGYRYGLPNQEYYFKSQEEMKEQFKDVPEAILNVQEIVDKIEPFELARDVLLPKFDIPDDFKDPEDAIDGGNRGENAYLRHITYEGAKKRYAEITEEIRERIDFELDTIKNSGYPGYFLITEDFIREARNMDVSVGPGRGSAAGSVVAYCLTITNIDPLKYDLLFERFLNPDRVSMPDIDIDFDDEGRGRVMDYVINKYGANQVAQIITYGTMAAKSSIRDTARVLDLPLGDADRIAKLIPTMSKLGKIFGKSDAELKKKFRAEDLEKIHQLLNIHDGDDLEGQTLKMARTLEGSVRNTGIHACGVIITPDDITNFVPVATAKDSDLYVTQFDNSVVESAGLLKMDFLGLKTLTLIKDTVKIVKAKHGIDLVPDDFPLDDEKTYELFQKGETVGVFQYESPGMQKHMKDLKPSVFDDLIAMNALYRPGPMEYIPSFIARKHGDEEIAYDLPDMEEYLKETYGITVYQEQVMLLSQKLAGFSKGDADVLRKAMGKKIFAVLQKMKPQFLEGGAANGHPTEVLEKIWKDWEAFAAYAFNKSHSTCYAYIAYQTAYLKAHYPAEYMAAVLSNNMNDIKQVTFFMEECKRMGLDVLGPDVNESYYKFAVNKEGAVRFGMGAIKGVGRSAVETIVEHRKKDGNFHSVFDLAKRIDLRAANKKAFENLAVAGGFDSFGTTHRAQYFHTEGDGITFLEKVIKSAAKYQENKNSSQMDMFGGMSEAQIPEPIVPPCEEWGTMEKLRREKEVVGIYISGHPLDDFKTEIKAFCNAGISHINDMASYVNRELTFAGVITDVQHRISKNGKGWAAFTMEDYTDSFEFRIFGEEYLKFRHFLMINSFAYVKIFIREGWVNRETGKKGDPRMQFNSFMLLQDVMETYARKLTIKLNIDELKEEGIHQLKDTLVSHKGNHPLNFVIYEMEEEIKVNLSSRKQKVEITSELLHILEEQEVHFKLN, from the coding sequence ATGTACTTAATCTTTGATACCGAAACCACAGGTCTTCCAAAACGTTGGGATGCACCCTACACAGATACGGACAACTGGCCCAGATGCATTCAAATCGCTTGGCAGTTGCATGACGATATGGGTCGCCTTGTTGAACATCAAGATTATCTAGTACGCCCAGACGGCTTCAATATTCCGTATGATGCGGAGCAAATACATGGTATCTCTACAGAACTAGCTTCACAGAAGGGCATTTCCTTAAGCGAGGTTTTGGAAAAGTTTAATGTGGCCATGTCCAAGACCAAATTTATTGTGGGTCAAAACGTAGGGTTCGATTTAAATATCATGGGAGCGGAATTTCACCGTATGGGCGTTGACAACCCGTTACAAGACCTACCCGTCCTAGATACCTGTACCGAACATACGGCACAACTCTGTCAAATCCCTGGAGGCCGTGGCGGAAAATTTAAGCTACCCACGCTTACCGAACTGCACCAACATCTCTTTGGCAAACCCTTTGGCGAGGCACATAATGCCACTGCCGACGTTGAAGCTACTACGCGATGTTTTTTGGAGTTGGTACGCTTAAGGCAGTATACCACCGAGCAACTAGACGTACAGCCAGATTATTTTAAGAACTTCTCCGAAGCCAATCCTGAGGAAATACAGCTGATCGGTCTAAAACACATTAACCTAAAAAAGGCCTCTAAAAAAATTGCGGACGCCCTTTGGGAAAAAGATACGGGTGGTGTTTCGCAAGAGGAAATCAATGAGAATATAAAAACACTGGAAGATGCGACCTTCGTTCATCTTCACAATCACTCCCAGTTTTCGGTATTGCAATCCACCATCAATATCAAATCACTTGTACAGGCAGCAGCGGATAATCAAATGCCTGCGGTGGGTTTAACGGACCATGCCAATATGATGGGTGCCTTTCATTTTGTAAAGGAAATCAGTGCTCATAATAAAGCGGTAAAGGAAAAAAACAAGGAAGCGGAAGAAACGGGAGCAGAAACGCAACTAAAGGAGATAACCCCGATTATTGGTTGTGAGTTTTTTGTTTGTGAAGACCATACCAACAAAAGTGTAAAGGATTACGGATATCAAATGGTGCTCTTGGCCAAGAACAAGAAGGGATATCACAACCTCGCCAAAATGTCCTCCATCGCATACACGGACGGGTTTTACTACGTGCCACGAATCGATAAAAAGGTAATTCAGAAGTACAAGGAGGATATCATTGTCCTTACCGGAAATCTTTATGGGGAAGTCCCCAGTAAAGTCTTGAATGTTGGTGAAAACCAAGCAGAAGAGGCACTTCTTTGGTGGAAAGCCCAATTTGGAGACGATTTATATATAGAAATGATGCGTCACGGACAGGAAGATGAGGACCGTGTGAACCAAGTCTTGGTGGAGTTTTCCAAAAAACATGGCGTAAAGCTTGTGGCTACTAATAACACCTACTATTGCAATAAGGAAGATGCGGAGGCGCACGACATATTACTATGTGTTAAAGACGGTGAAAAACAAGCTACGCCTATAGGCCGTGGTCGTGGATATCGTTATGGCCTGCCCAATCAAGAGTATTACTTTAAATCTCAAGAAGAGATGAAGGAACAGTTCAAAGATGTTCCGGAAGCCATTTTGAACGTGCAGGAAATTGTAGATAAGATTGAGCCATTTGAACTGGCACGGGACGTGCTCTTACCTAAATTTGACATCCCCGACGATTTCAAAGACCCCGAGGATGCAATTGATGGCGGTAACCGCGGTGAAAATGCCTATCTAAGGCACATCACTTACGAAGGTGCGAAAAAGCGGTATGCGGAGATAACCGAAGAAATACGCGAACGCATCGATTTTGAATTGGATACCATTAAAAATTCGGGATATCCCGGGTATTTTCTGATTACCGAAGATTTTATCAGAGAGGCAAGAAACATGGATGTTTCCGTGGGTCCAGGTCGTGGCTCCGCCGCAGGCTCCGTAGTCGCCTATTGTTTGACCATTACCAATATTGACCCTTTAAAATACGATTTACTTTTTGAGCGTTTCCTGAATCCGGATAGGGTATCCATGCCCGATATTGATATTGATTTTGATGACGAAGGTCGTGGGCGTGTTATGGACTATGTCATTAATAAATACGGCGCCAACCAAGTAGCGCAGATTATCACTTATGGAACCATGGCGGCCAAGTCCTCTATCAGGGATACGGCCCGTGTACTGGACCTGCCCTTGGGTGATGCGGATAGGATTGCAAAACTTATTCCCACGATGTCGAAATTAGGGAAGATTTTTGGAAAGTCCGACGCTGAACTGAAGAAGAAATTCCGTGCGGAGGATTTGGAAAAAATCCATCAACTTTTAAATATACATGATGGGGACGACCTTGAAGGTCAGACCCTAAAAATGGCACGAACTTTAGAAGGTTCTGTAAGAAACACAGGAATACACGCTTGTGGGGTAATCATAACACCAGATGACATTACCAATTTTGTGCCCGTAGCAACGGCGAAGGATTCAGACCTATACGTCACACAATTCGATAACTCGGTCGTTGAAAGTGCCGGTCTGCTGAAGATGGATTTCTTAGGGCTTAAAACCTTAACATTGATCAAGGATACCGTCAAAATTGTAAAGGCAAAACATGGTATTGATTTAGTACCGGACGATTTTCCGTTGGATGATGAAAAAACGTATGAACTCTTCCAAAAAGGAGAAACCGTAGGGGTTTTCCAATATGAATCTCCAGGTATGCAAAAGCACATGAAGGATTTAAAACCCTCTGTTTTTGACGACCTCATCGCCATGAACGCGCTGTACCGACCCGGTCCTATGGAGTATATCCCTAGCTTCATCGCCAGAAAACACGGTGATGAAGAAATAGCGTACGACCTTCCGGACATGGAAGAATATCTCAAGGAAACTTACGGGATTACCGTTTATCAAGAGCAGGTGATGCTCTTGTCACAAAAGTTAGCCGGTTTCTCCAAGGGTGATGCCGATGTACTCCGTAAAGCCATGGGGAAAAAGATATTTGCGGTGCTCCAAAAAATGAAACCTCAGTTCTTGGAAGGAGGCGCAGCCAATGGGCACCCTACCGAGGTTCTGGAAAAAATATGGAAAGATTGGGAAGCCTTCGCAGCCTATGCATTTAACAAGAGTCACTCCACTTGCTATGCCTACATCGCCTACCAAACGGCCTATTTAAAAGCCCACTACCCAGCAGAATACATGGCTGCGGTATTGAGTAATAATATGAACGACATTAAACAGGTTACCTTCTTTATGGAAGAATGTAAGCGCATGGGCTTGGACGTTTTAGGACCGGATGTAAACGAATCTTACTATAAGTTTGCGGTAAACAAAGAAGGAGCCGTACGTTTTGGTATGGGGGCCATTAAAGGCGTAGGTCGTTCTGCCGTGGAAACTATCGTGGAACATCGTAAAAAAGATGGGAATTTCCATTCTGTTTTTGATTTGGCCAAGCGTATAGACCTCCGTGCCGCCAATAAGAAAGCTTTTGAAAACCTTGCCGTTGCAGGTGGTTTCGATTCTTTTGGGACCACTCATCGAGCCCAATATTTTCACACGGAAGGCGATGGCATCACTTTTTTGGAAAAAGTTATCAAGTCTGCAGCAAAATATCAAGAGAATAAAAATTCTTCCCAGATGGATATGTTCGGAGGAATGAGCGAGGCACAAATCCCTGAACCCATTGTACCACCATGTGAAGAATGGGGCACCATGGAGAAACTGCGACGGGAGAAAGAAGTGGTAGGTATTTATATTTCCGGACATCCCTTGGATGATTTTAAAACGGAAATAAAGGCGTTCTGCAATGCGGGTATTTCCCATATTAACGACATGGCCAGTTATGTTAACCGAGAGCTCACTTTTGCTGGAGTAATTACAGATGTGCAACATCGTATTTCCAAGAACGGTAAAGGATGGGCCGCCTTTACCATGGAAGATTATACAGACTCATTTGAGTTCCGGATTTTTGGTGAAGAATATTTAAAATTCAGACACTTTCTTATGATAAATTCCTTTGCCTATGTCAAAATTTTCATTCGCGAAGGTTGGGTAAATAGGGAAACAGGTAAGAAAGGGGACCCTAGAATGCAGTTCAATAGTTTTATGTTGCTTCAAGATGTTATGGAGACCTATGCCAGAAAGCTTACCATAAAATTAAATATTGATGAATTAAAGGAAGAAGGTATTCACCAATTAAAGGACACATTGGTTTCTCATAAAGGAAACCACCCTTTAAATTTTGTTATCTATGAAATGGAAGAAGAGATAAAGGTAAATTTATCCAGCAGAAAACAAAAAGTAGAGATTACAAGTGAACTCTTACATATCCTTGAAGAACAAGAGGTACATTTTAAATTAAACTAA
- a CDS encoding cytochrome c3 family protein has product MHRYWRLRFLAKNLLLSALLFCLLLIVYKCKNPEIASDYYAIEPIAVHGNGGAFAGSASCIACHKDIYDTHVHTAHYKTSALADSSSIKGSFKTGENTFTFNNRAVFTMIKTDSGFYQRANFIHNQLELFKLPSDIVFGSGTKGQSYLSWEDDKLFQLQASYFTPENRWMSSPGLENLRAQRPVVARCFECHSTFAKNITPNGRGNQYDKKNIIYGIDCERCHGPAAKHVGYQQKNPKTRTAKYILKYKELSRQQRLDACALCHSGGNRAPKEPPFSFLVGDDLDKFYFPNEEDDEDTLDVHGNQYGLLASSACFKNSPQMDCTTCHNPHENERGESELFNLKCMSCHSQSTISCKKEDTHANTSMTDCITCHMPLTPSKSMVIKVDSTKTAVKVRTHNITIY; this is encoded by the coding sequence ATGCATAGGTATTGGCGCTTGCGATTTTTGGCCAAAAACCTTTTACTCAGCGCACTCCTTTTTTGTTTATTACTAATAGTATATAAGTGTAAAAATCCCGAAATAGCCTCGGATTATTATGCGATAGAACCCATCGCCGTCCATGGGAATGGCGGAGCCTTCGCCGGTAGTGCCAGTTGTATTGCCTGTCACAAAGACATTTATGACACCCATGTGCATACGGCACATTATAAAACTTCTGCGCTTGCAGATTCATCAAGTATTAAAGGTAGTTTTAAAACAGGTGAAAATACCTTCACATTTAATAACAGAGCCGTCTTTACTATGATTAAAACCGACTCGGGGTTTTACCAACGTGCAAATTTCATCCACAATCAGCTAGAGTTATTTAAGCTACCGAGTGACATCGTATTTGGTTCTGGAACAAAAGGGCAGTCCTATTTAAGCTGGGAAGATGATAAACTCTTTCAATTACAAGCATCTTACTTTACGCCTGAAAACCGTTGGATGAGCAGTCCGGGACTAGAAAACTTGCGCGCTCAAAGACCTGTGGTAGCACGTTGTTTTGAATGCCATAGTACGTTTGCCAAGAACATCACACCCAACGGTAGAGGTAACCAATACGACAAAAAAAACATCATTTACGGTATTGATTGTGAACGTTGTCATGGACCAGCCGCAAAACATGTTGGGTATCAGCAAAAGAATCCGAAGACAAGAACGGCAAAGTATATTTTAAAATACAAAGAACTTTCCAGACAACAGCGATTGGATGCCTGTGCCTTATGCCATTCCGGCGGTAACAGAGCGCCTAAAGAACCTCCTTTTAGCTTTTTGGTCGGAGATGACCTTGACAAATTTTACTTCCCTAATGAGGAAGACGATGAGGATACTTTGGACGTACATGGCAATCAGTATGGTTTACTTGCGAGCAGTGCCTGTTTTAAAAATAGTCCTCAAATGGATTGCACCACCTGCCACAACCCTCATGAAAATGAAAGAGGTGAATCGGAGCTTTTCAATTTAAAATGTATGTCTTGCCACTCGCAATCCACTATTTCCTGTAAAAAAGAGGATACGCATGCGAATACTTCAATGACGGATTGCATTACTTGTCACATGCCGTTAACACCTTCCAAATCCATGGTCATAAAGGTAGACAGCACAAAAACGGCCGTAAAAGTGCGGACCCATAACATTACTATTTACTAG
- the trxA gene encoding thioredoxin has product MALEITDATFDEVVLKSDKPVVVDFWAAWCGPCRMVGPIIDEVSNEYDGKAVVGKVDVDANQEFAAKYGVRNIPTVLVFKDGEIVSRQVGVSPKKVYTDAIDALL; this is encoded by the coding sequence ATGGCATTAGAAATAACAGACGCTACTTTCGACGAAGTAGTTTTAAAAAGTGATAAACCCGTAGTAGTAGATTTCTGGGCAGCCTGGTGTGGTCCATGTAGAATGGTAGGTCCTATCATTGATGAAGTAAGCAATGAATATGATGGTAAAGCCGTTGTAGGTAAGGTAGATGTGGATGCCAATCAAGAATTCGCTGCGAAATATGGTGTGCGTAATATTCCTACCGTATTGGTATTTAAAGACGGTGAAATCGTTAGCAGACAGGTCGGCGTATCTCCAAAGAAAGTTTATACAGATGCTATAGATGCCTTATTATAG
- a CDS encoding DUF58 domain-containing protein yields the protein MNLQSVLNKASLFQNLELLANQVVEGFISGIHKSPFHGFSAEFAEHKIYNNGESTKHIDWKLFAKSDKLYTKRYEEETNLRCHMILDNSASMYFPEVKELGLNNLNKIGFGTLSIAALMNVLKRQRDAVGLSIYSDSYNYYAAEKGSERHFQMLLAKLNEINQVAQAPKETATYTYLHQIAEKIKRRSLIFLFTDMFQTEKSDDELFEALRHLKYNKHEVVLFHLLDKKHEHHFNFDNTPKRFVDVETGAHLDLYADNVKEAYEEAITNYLTQIKLKCSQYRIKYVPVDINASFSTVLNTFLVERQKFI from the coding sequence GTGAATTTACAATCAGTATTAAATAAAGCCTCCCTGTTTCAAAACTTGGAGTTACTTGCCAACCAAGTAGTGGAGGGTTTTATAAGTGGTATCCACAAAAGTCCCTTCCATGGTTTTTCCGCAGAATTTGCTGAACATAAAATTTATAACAATGGCGAAAGTACCAAGCATATAGATTGGAAACTCTTCGCCAAAAGTGATAAGCTTTATACCAAGCGCTATGAAGAAGAGACCAATCTTCGTTGCCATATGATTTTGGATAATTCCGCCTCCATGTATTTTCCCGAAGTGAAGGAGCTGGGCCTGAACAATTTGAATAAAATTGGCTTTGGAACTTTGTCCATAGCCGCTCTTATGAACGTTCTTAAACGCCAGCGAGATGCCGTAGGCTTAAGCATCTATTCTGATAGTTACAATTACTACGCAGCGGAAAAAGGAAGCGAACGGCATTTTCAAATGCTTCTAGCTAAATTGAATGAAATTAACCAAGTAGCACAAGCACCAAAAGAAACAGCCACCTATACCTATTTACATCAAATAGCGGAAAAAATAAAAAGAAGAAGTCTTATTTTTTTGTTCACCGATATGTTCCAAACCGAAAAATCGGACGATGAGCTTTTTGAAGCTCTACGGCATTTAAAGTATAATAAGCATGAAGTAGTCTTGTTCCATCTTTTGGATAAAAAACATGAACACCATTTCAACTTTGATAATACTCCCAAACGCTTTGTAGATGTAGAGACGGGAGCGCATTTAGACTTGTATGCAGATAATGTAAAAGAAGCCTATGAGGAGGCCATTACCAACTACCTTACCCAGATAAAACTTAAATGTTCACAGTACAGAATTAAATATGTTCCCGTAGACATTAATGCTAGTTTTTCCACTGTTCTGAACACTTTTTTGGTAGAAAGGCAGAAATTCATTTAA
- a CDS encoding metallophosphoesterase codes for MRIQYCSDLHLEFAKNNRWLSKNPLIPSGEILIVAGDTYYLGNDFENLDFYKWASDHYEQTYVIAGNHEYYGGYDLSLHQKPFKWELQHNVFFLNNQSVQINDVTLLFSTFWSHVHAENRNSVARGVNDFYKIRMGENRLSVDDFNQLHAEAFDFLNQNLEDHNGKTVVVTHHLPTPLCNSPEFKGSLINDAFVVDKTDYITKSNIDYWIYGHVHRNLGNGLDLGGTTMLCNQLGYVDLNEHMDFSRDRFVEIE; via the coding sequence TTGAGAATACAATACTGTTCTGATCTGCACTTAGAGTTTGCCAAAAACAACAGATGGCTATCGAAAAACCCTTTAATACCTTCTGGGGAGATTCTCATTGTTGCCGGAGACACCTATTATTTGGGGAATGATTTTGAAAACCTCGATTTTTATAAATGGGCTTCTGACCATTACGAACAAACCTATGTTATTGCTGGCAATCACGAATACTATGGCGGGTATGACCTGTCTTTACACCAAAAGCCCTTTAAATGGGAGTTGCAGCATAACGTGTTCTTTCTAAACAATCAATCTGTACAAATAAATGATGTCACACTCCTATTTTCTACATTTTGGAGCCATGTACATGCTGAAAATAGAAACTCGGTGGCCAGAGGGGTCAATGACTTTTACAAAATACGAATGGGCGAGAATCGGCTGAGTGTAGATGATTTTAATCAACTTCATGCGGAGGCTTTTGATTTTTTGAATCAAAATCTTGAAGACCATAATGGCAAAACGGTTGTGGTTACCCATCATTTGCCCACGCCGTTGTGCAATTCCCCCGAATTCAAGGGCAGTTTAATCAACGATGCTTTTGTCGTTGATAAAACCGATTACATAACCAAATCAAATATTGATTACTGGATTTACGGCCATGTACATAGAAATCTTGGTAACGGTTTGGATTTGGGAGGTACTACAATGCTGTGCAATCAATTGGGGTATGTTGATTTGAATGAGCATATGGATTTTTCAAGAGATAGGTTTGTTGAAATAGAATGA